Within the Dialister hominis genome, the region CAAGTATCCGCGCGGGTCAAAGTTGGATGGGTCTTCAGCAAGAGCTTTTCTGATGGCACTTGTCATCGCAAGACGAATGTCTGTGTCGATATTAATTTTGCATACAGCCATAGTCGCAGCTTTTCTCAGCATATCTTCAGGAACACCCTTGGCACCGAGTACTTTTCCGCCATAGGCATTGCACTGTTCAACAAATTCCGGAATAACGGTGGAAGCACCATGAAGAACGATCGGATAATCCGGCAGAAGTTTTCCAACCTTTTCCAGGCGGTCATAATCCAGATAGGGGTCGCCTTTGTATTTATAGGCGCCATGGCTTGTGCCGATGGCGATAGCAAGGGAATCGCAGCCAGTCAGTTCAACAAATTCTGCTGCCTGATCAGGATCAGTGAAGATTGCATCTTTTGCATCTACACTGACCAGGTCTTCTACTCCGGCCAGTCTTCCTAATTCTGCTTCAACCACAACACCTTTATCGTGAGCATATCCAACAATCTGTTTCGTGATTCTAACGTTTTCTTCATATGGGTGTTTTGAACCATCATACATGACGGAGGAGAATCCGCCATCAATGCAGGCTTTGCAGATTTCATAGGAAGAGCCATGGTCGAGATGAAGAGCAGTTGGGATTTCCGGATAATCCTGAAGAGCAATTTTTACAAGTCCTACAATATATTCCTGGCCTGCATAGTTGCGTGCACCTTCGGAAGCCTGAAGAATAACTGGTGAGTTCTCCTCTTTGGCTGCTTCCATGATTCCCTGAATAATTTCCATGTTGTTGACGTTGAAAGCGCCTATTGCATAGTGTCCTTCATACGCTTTTTTGAACATTTCAGTTGTTCCAACGAGCGGCATATTTGTTTCCTCCATTTCAAATAATGCAAGAATAATTCTATCAGTACATGACTTTCAGAAAAGTCATGTAATCATTCTTCTTTATTATACTGAAAGAATCAATAGATTTCCATGGGATTTAAATAAAGATATGAAATGTTGAGCGCCCTAAATCTGCCTTCCTTACAGCGTCTGGGGGATTACTGTAATTGGAACTGGAAAAATACATCCGGAAAGATATTCGTTATTTTTATCGTTCAGCTGATGCTTAGGACCAGAATATTTTGGTTCTTCACGCTTTCTTGTGGGATAAAAATAATAACATATAAAATTGGCATTGAAAAAGAGCATTATCTACTCCAAAATGTAAGTTGCCTAAAACTACGCACGGAGGTCGAATAATGCTCTTTTATTACCATAATGAAATCACTTTTAATTGTCAATATTATCGCACAGAAAATATCACTAACCATCCAAATCCTCATTGCCATACCCGAGTTACCAGTCTACGGACTGCCAGAGATTTTTCCTGTCCGCACTGTCACTCCCGTATGTATAGTTATGGGGCTTTTTCTGTACTCATCAAGGATTTTCCAGATCTTCCTAAGCAAAAGAAGTATATAGAGTTCTCGGGGCACAGATTCCGCTGCACATCCTGCGGGGAGACCATAACGGAAGATATCCCCTGCCAATGCCCTTTCACACGCGTTACTTGGGATATGGCCTTGTGGATTATCCATCTGCTTAAGTGTCATACATCCATTTCTGCCATTTCGGCCATGCTCTCTGTACATTGGAGTACCATACAGAAAATACAAAAGCATATCATGGATAAGGCGTTGGCTGCCTTTGAAACCTGCCTGAAGAAAAGTAACTATCGCCCACGGTATTTGGCCGTAGATGAGTTCGCTATCCATAAGGGCCATCGCTATGCCACCTGCGTTATGGATTTGGAAACGGGATTCATCTTGTGGGCCGGCCTGGGTCGCTCCATGGCAGATTTTGAGCACTTCTTTAAGAGCATTGGCCTTTCGCTTCTTTCCAGGCTAAAAGCGGTGGCCATGGATATGAACGCATCCTTTAACAGGCTGTTCCAGAAATATTGTCCGAAGGTCCCCATCGTTTATGACCGGTACCATATGCAGGCACAGTTTGGGCGTGATGTTATGGGAGCCGTGCGCCTGGAGGAAGCACAAAAGCATAGGCAGGAAGCAGAAGCATTAAAGGAATATACGAAAGAAACTAATAATCCAGAGCTCCAGAAGATGGCCAGGGAAAAGAGCCATGAAGAAAGGAAGCTTTATACCGAATTAAAGAAATCC harbors:
- the fba gene encoding class II fructose-1,6-bisphosphate aldolase, encoding MPLVGTTEMFKKAYEGHYAIGAFNVNNMEIIQGIMEAAKEENSPVILQASEGARNYAGQEYIVGLVKIALQDYPEIPTALHLDHGSSYEICKACIDGGFSSVMYDGSKHPYEENVRITKQIVGYAHDKGVVVEAELGRLAGVEDLVSVDAKDAIFTDPDQAAEFVELTGCDSLAIAIGTSHGAYKYKGDPYLDYDRLEKVGKLLPDYPIVLHGASTVIPEFVEQCNAYGGKVLGAKGVPEDMLRKAATMAVCKINIDTDIRLAMTSAIRKALAEDPSNFDPRGYLKPAREAVKQMVMHKIEAVLGSANTI
- a CDS encoding ISL3 family transposase gives rise to the protein MLFYYHNEITFNCQYYRTENITNHPNPHCHTRVTSLRTARDFSCPHCHSRMYSYGAFSVLIKDFPDLPKQKKYIEFSGHRFRCTSCGETITEDIPCQCPFTRVTWDMALWIIHLLKCHTSISAISAMLSVHWSTIQKIQKHIMDKALAAFETCLKKSNYRPRYLAVDEFAIHKGHRYATCVMDLETGFILWAGLGRSMADFEHFFKSIGLSLLSRLKAVAMDMNASFNRLFQKYCPKVPIVYDRYHMQAQFGRDVMGAVRLEEAQKHRQEAEALKEYTKETNNPELQKMAREKSHEERKLYTELKKSRWILLKKDDHLNERQKTHLLDILSEHRDLAICYAMKQEMTRLFTLTDYEEALAGWTKWIQAGLESGIPALVKFARQKQKRIKGLAAHALYPINTGKLEGFNNKIKVLKRIGYGYRNMDYFFTLIRFHSLPKNYSSPQFP